In the genome of Erinaceus europaeus chromosome 8, mEriEur2.1, whole genome shotgun sequence, one region contains:
- the LOC103121178 gene encoding LOW QUALITY PROTEIN: hyaluronidase PH-20-like (The sequence of the model RefSeq protein was modified relative to this genomic sequence to represent the inferred CDS: substituted 1 base at 1 genomic stop codon) translates to MGVLRSKHTFFRNFVGFSGRFQAVFTFLLFPSCLTQNFKAPPIFPNTPYLWVWNAPTENCGRKFNVPLDLSLFSLSGTPQKSLTGQGITLFYADRLGYYPYIDSLTLKNVNGGIPQMGSLKKHLDKAKDDIIYYIPTDNVGLAVIDWEDWKPLWDRNWKPKDIYRRRSIELVLQQNTQLDVLKATKIAKAEFEQAAKNFMQATLKLGELLRPNYLWGYYLFPDCYNHLYNQPNYDGSCLDLEKRNNDELSWLWRESTALYPTIYLNSKLNSTRQALLFARNRVQEALRVSKVRDNKNPLPVFVYTRPTYTDAPGEYLTLVDLVHTVGESIALGVSGIIMWGNVDLSQNRVSXISRNEVETFLSS, encoded by the exons ATGGGAGTACTAAGATCTAAGCACACCTTCTTTAGGAACTTTGTTGGGTTCAGTGGAAGATTTCAAGCAGTGTTCACCTTTCTTCTGTTTCCAAGTTGCTTGACTCAGAATTTCAAAGCACCTCCTATATTCCCAAATACTCCATACCTCTGGGTCTGGAATGCTCCAACTGAAAATTGTGGTAGAAAATTTAACGTGCCACTAGACCTGAGCCTCTTCTCATTATCGGGAACCCCCCAGAAAAGTCTTACTGGACAAGGTATTACATTATTTTATGCAGATCGACTTGGCTACTACCCTTATATAGATAGCCTGACACTCAAAAATGTAAATGGAGGAATTCCACAGATGGGTTCTCTAAAAAAGCATCTGGATAAAGCTAAGGATGACATTATCTACTACATTCCAACAGACAATGTAGGCCTGGCTGTTATTGACTGGGAAGACTGGAAACCACTCTGGGACAGAAACTGGAAACCTAAAGACATTTACAGACGTCGGTCTATTGAACTGGTTCTGCAACAAAATACACAGCTTGATGTATTAAAGGCCACTAAGATAgccaaagcagaatttgaacaaGCAGCAAAGAATTTCATGCAAGCAACGTTAAAATTGGGAGAATTACTTCGgccaaattatttatggggttaTTATCTTTTTCCTGATTGTTACAATCATCTTTATAATCAACCCAATTATGATGGGAGTTGCTTAGatttagaaaagagaaataatgacGAACTCAGCTGGTTATGGAGGGAAAGCACTGCTCTTTACCCAACCATATATTTGAATAGCAAGTTAAACTCGACTCGTCAAGCTTTACTTTTTGCCCGTAATCGTGTTCAGGAAGCCCTTCGGGTTTCTAAAGTAAGAGATAATAAAAATCCACTTCCAGTTTTTGTATACACCCGTCCAACTTACACTGATGCTCCTGGGGAATATCTTACTTTG GTTGACCTTGTGCATACAGTTGGTGAAAGTATTGCTCTGGGCGTCTCTGGAATTATAATGTGGGGAAATGTCGATTTAAGCCAAAACAGGGTAAGTTGAATTTCCAGGAATGAGGTGGAAACATTTTTATCTTCATAG